A genomic segment from Roseibium algicola encodes:
- a CDS encoding ABC transporter substrate-binding protein has product MTNNTLKRVAKATLGAAALVAVASAAQAEEELNLYNWGDYINPQVLTRFTEETGIKVNLDTYGSNEEMLAKIQAGATGYDIVFPSVHMHDIMFQLGLLEKTGIGSDPAFKNIDPQFIRAKTDPDAEYCLPYAWGTVGIAYNKQKVAEMTGWKDFFALADKGEKIILLDDLRETIGIGHIMNGTSVNSTDEAEIKAAADYILERKKNVTAFTYDSIPLVQSGDVAAAHWYVGANIFVQQAPDVLAYVIPEEGATMYQEDICVLASAPNKDNAKKFLQFYLQPEISALNVQQQLNGTPNLPARELLPPEIANNESIYPPQDVMEKLQIFVDLGRDLQLYNSEWTRIKTAQ; this is encoded by the coding sequence ATGACTAACAACACGCTGAAGAGAGTTGCCAAGGCAACACTTGGGGCAGCGGCACTGGTGGCTGTTGCCAGTGCTGCGCAGGCCGAGGAAGAACTGAATCTCTACAACTGGGGCGACTACATAAATCCTCAGGTTCTGACCAGATTTACCGAGGAGACGGGGATCAAGGTCAACCTGGACACCTATGGCTCCAACGAGGAAATGCTTGCGAAGATCCAGGCCGGTGCCACCGGTTACGATATCGTGTTCCCGTCGGTCCATATGCACGACATCATGTTCCAGCTTGGTTTGCTGGAAAAGACCGGCATCGGCAGCGATCCGGCTTTTAAGAACATCGACCCGCAGTTCATCCGCGCGAAGACAGATCCGGACGCGGAATACTGTCTGCCGTATGCCTGGGGCACCGTCGGCATCGCCTACAACAAGCAGAAAGTGGCCGAAATGACCGGTTGGAAGGATTTCTTCGCCCTGGCTGACAAGGGCGAGAAGATCATCCTTCTCGACGATCTGCGCGAGACCATCGGCATCGGTCACATCATGAACGGCACGTCGGTCAATTCCACCGATGAAGCCGAGATCAAGGCCGCGGCAGATTACATTCTGGAGCGCAAGAAGAACGTCACCGCCTTTACCTACGACAGCATTCCGCTGGTCCAGTCCGGCGATGTGGCGGCGGCACACTGGTATGTCGGCGCGAACATTTTCGTGCAGCAGGCTCCGGACGTGCTCGCCTACGTCATACCGGAGGAAGGCGCGACCATGTACCAGGAGGATATCTGCGTCCTTGCCAGCGCACCGAACAAGGACAACGCAAAGAAGTTCCTGCAATTCTATCTTCAGCCGGAAATTTCCGCGCTGAACGTACAGCAGCAGCTGAATGGCACCCCGAACCTGCCGGCCCGGGAGCTCCTGCCGCCGGAAATTGCCAACAACGAAAGCATCTACCCGCCTCAGGACGTGATGGAAAAGCTGCAGATCTTCGTGGACCTCGGCCGCGACCTTCAGCTTTACAACAGTGAATGGACGCGCATCAAAACGGCACAATGA
- a CDS encoding MurR/RpiR family transcriptional regulator, translating to MEAGFSSFPQAKFDEFIKRLQDETPKLPKQEARLAQFVSLNISSLGLETGKSLAEKAGVSEVTVGRLLRRLGCDGMKGLKQLLREHYSVTTASFVTDGDIPLRFVETLEAEVQGLTNVFNQTQGDNWEEVIRLVSASETIYATGFQSIRGTVEDFARRMALARKNVHFLSAHDGMLGEWLDHGPETAATTCLILVDVVPYASESLKLARLAKSQGRSVIVVSDEYCHWSREIADAAVYAPSRTGLFLESTIGIVAALSLMVDIAARANETTSSHRLVQWKANSKKLGLF from the coding sequence ATGGAAGCCGGCTTCTCCTCCTTCCCTCAGGCGAAATTCGATGAATTCATCAAACGCTTGCAGGATGAAACACCCAAACTCCCCAAGCAGGAGGCCCGGCTTGCGCAGTTTGTCAGCCTGAATATTTCATCTCTCGGGCTGGAAACCGGAAAATCTCTCGCGGAAAAGGCGGGGGTTTCAGAGGTCACTGTCGGAAGGTTGCTGCGCCGGCTCGGATGCGACGGCATGAAAGGGCTGAAGCAGCTGCTGCGCGAACATTATTCGGTCACCACGGCCTCCTTCGTCACCGACGGGGACATCCCTTTGCGGTTCGTCGAGACGCTGGAAGCCGAGGTCCAGGGACTGACCAACGTCTTCAACCAGACGCAAGGCGATAATTGGGAAGAGGTCATCCGACTGGTTTCGGCTTCCGAGACGATTTACGCCACGGGATTTCAGTCGATCCGGGGAACGGTGGAGGATTTCGCCCGCCGAATGGCGCTTGCGCGAAAGAATGTCCATTTCCTGTCCGCCCATGACGGCATGCTGGGCGAGTGGCTTGATCACGGTCCGGAAACGGCCGCCACAACATGCCTTATCCTGGTGGACGTCGTGCCCTATGCATCGGAATCGCTGAAGCTCGCCCGGCTGGCAAAGAGCCAGGGCCGATCAGTGATTGTGGTTTCGGACGAATATTGCCACTGGAGTAGGGAGATCGCCGATGCCGCCGTCTATGCGCCTTCCAGAACGGGCCTCTTCCTGGAATCGACAATCGGGATCGTTGCCGCGCTCAGCCTGATGGTCGACATTGCAGCCAGGGCCAACGAGACGACCTCGAGCCACCGTCTGGTACAATGGAAGGCGAATTCGAAGAAGCTCGGACTGTTCTAG
- a CDS encoding cupin domain-containing protein, whose translation MINTLNTDDFSRDVGLRLRAIREAHGYSQRELAKRAGVTNGFISQLEAAKINTSLSALKRVLDGIPIGLSEFFAYEPERQEQVFFGVDELTEIGKGNISYRQVGNSLFGHELQMLYEVYEAGADTGRVMLSHEGEEAGIVIEGRLEVTVGEQRKVLGPGDAYLFKSSIPHRFKALRNGRCVVVSACTPPTF comes from the coding sequence ATGATAAACACACTAAACACCGATGACTTCTCACGCGACGTCGGATTGCGCCTGCGGGCGATCCGGGAAGCGCATGGCTATTCACAGCGGGAACTGGCCAAACGGGCCGGTGTCACCAACGGTTTCATTTCCCAGCTGGAAGCGGCCAAGATCAACACCTCCCTCAGCGCGCTGAAACGCGTTCTGGACGGTATACCGATCGGTCTTTCCGAGTTCTTCGCCTATGAACCGGAGCGGCAGGAGCAGGTGTTTTTCGGCGTCGATGAGCTGACCGAAATCGGCAAGGGCAACATTTCCTACAGGCAAGTCGGCAACAGCCTCTTCGGCCACGAGCTGCAGATGCTTTACGAAGTTTATGAAGCGGGTGCGGATACAGGGCGGGTCATGCTCAGCCACGAGGGCGAGGAAGCCGGTATCGTCATTGAGGGACGGCTTGAAGTTACCGTCGGCGAGCAGAGAAAGGTCCTCGGACCGGGAGATGCCTACCTCTTCAAGAGTTCGATCCCACACAGGTTCAAGGCACTGCGAAACGGCCGCTGTGTCGTTGTCAGCGCCTGTACGCCGCCGACGTTCTGA
- a CDS encoding aspartate aminotransferase family protein has translation MNIVNNNTDIRSNQPLDAYWMPFTANRQFKQSPRMLVSAKGMHYRSDDGRRILDGTAGLWCCNAGHGYEEITNAVARQLSELDYAPSFQMGHPIAFEFAERLKSVAPEGFNHVFFTGSGSESVDTALKMALAYHRARGDASRTRLIGRERGYHGVGFGGISVGGIVNNRRHFGSLLTGVDHLPHTHAPEHNSFSKGQPEWGAHLADDLERIVALHGAETIAAVIVEPVAGSTGVLIPPKGYLERLRAICDRHGILLIFDEVITGFGRLGAPFASDFFGVKPDLFTTAKGLTNGVIPMGAIFAQDAIYEAFMDGPAETIELFHGYTYSGHPVACAAGLATLDIYEKHKLLTRGSEISNAWEDRIHTLKSAKHVKDIRTVGVIAGIELNSREDAPGKRAYEVFIKCFEAGLLIRVTGDIIALSPPLIVEEGMIDEMVETLGQVLSDTA, from the coding sequence ATGAACATCGTCAACAACAACACAGATATTCGATCCAACCAGCCGCTTGACGCATACTGGATGCCATTTACCGCGAACCGTCAGTTCAAGCAGTCTCCTCGCATGCTGGTCTCGGCCAAGGGCATGCATTACCGCAGCGATGACGGCCGCAGAATTCTCGACGGCACTGCGGGCCTCTGGTGCTGCAATGCCGGACACGGTTATGAAGAGATCACCAATGCGGTCGCCCGGCAGCTGTCAGAACTGGACTACGCGCCCTCCTTCCAGATGGGGCATCCGATTGCCTTCGAATTTGCAGAACGTCTGAAGTCGGTTGCGCCGGAAGGCTTCAACCATGTCTTCTTCACCGGATCCGGGTCTGAATCCGTCGACACGGCCCTGAAGATGGCGCTCGCCTATCACCGCGCCAGGGGCGACGCTTCCCGAACCCGGCTGATCGGGCGGGAACGCGGCTATCACGGGGTCGGCTTCGGAGGCATTTCCGTTGGCGGTATCGTCAACAACCGCCGTCATTTCGGGTCGCTCCTGACCGGTGTCGATCACTTGCCGCACACCCATGCTCCCGAACACAACAGCTTCAGCAAGGGCCAGCCGGAGTGGGGCGCACATCTTGCTGACGATCTGGAACGGATCGTTGCGCTACATGGTGCAGAGACAATCGCGGCCGTTATCGTCGAACCGGTCGCCGGTTCCACCGGTGTCCTGATCCCGCCCAAGGGATATCTGGAACGACTGCGTGCGATCTGCGACCGTCACGGTATCCTGTTGATATTCGATGAGGTCATCACCGGTTTCGGACGCCTTGGCGCCCCTTTCGCATCCGATTTCTTCGGCGTGAAACCGGATCTCTTTACCACTGCCAAGGGTCTTACCAACGGCGTCATTCCGATGGGAGCGATCTTCGCGCAAGACGCGATCTATGAAGCCTTCATGGATGGTCCGGCCGAAACAATCGAACTCTTCCACGGCTATACCTATTCCGGTCACCCGGTTGCCTGCGCCGCCGGCCTTGCCACGCTCGATATCTACGAAAAACATAAGCTTCTGACCCGTGGTTCGGAGATTTCAAACGCCTGGGAAGACCGTATCCATACGCTCAAGAGCGCCAAACACGTCAAGGACATCCGCACTGTTGGCGTCATTGCCGGCATTGAACTCAACTCCCGCGAGGACGCGCCCGGAAAACGTGCTTACGAGGTTTTCATCAAGTGCTTCGAGGCGGGCTTGCTGATCCGCGTGACTGGCGACATCATCGCCCTTTCGCCTCCATTGATTGTAGAAGAAGGCATGATTGACGAGATGGTGGAAACGCTGGGACAGGTTCTCTCCGATACGGCCTAG
- a CDS encoding relaxase/mobilization nuclease domain-containing protein: protein MILKGSARGSARELAAHLLNTTDNEHAEVHEVRGFASEDLTNAMIEAECLSKGTRCTKYLFSLSLNPPAHETVSIETFEEAVDQIETGLGLENCPRAVVFHEKEGRRHCHVVWSRIDSEEMKAVPMPYFKNRLMDLSRDLFLEHDWDVPLGILDRSAKNPLSFDLSEWQQAQRTKQDPRIIKAVLRDCWQGSDSKEAFKGALESYGYYLARGDRRGFVAVDVRGEVYSLSRAIGIRSKDLNDKLGTPDDLQSVEEAKMLVNAHWSEKLQRLSDDMDAKHRRQKEPLDQKLNQITQRQCQERQALSQYHQERWDKESVIRSERLPNGLGGIWSRFTGKYAKIRHYNECEAWETLKRDEAEKEHQIVKHLEERSSIQKTRQRLKQHQQIERAELHREIAAQMSRRTVQRQRFEAEFKLQTAKPQLSQRARGLFRNRDDLEPEF from the coding sequence ATGATCCTAAAAGGCTCCGCCAGGGGTAGCGCCCGCGAATTGGCCGCGCACTTGCTCAATACTACTGACAACGAACATGCTGAAGTTCACGAGGTTCGCGGCTTCGCCAGTGAAGATCTAACCAACGCAATGATTGAAGCTGAATGTCTTTCGAAAGGAACACGGTGCACCAAGTACCTGTTCTCCCTCAGCCTAAACCCACCTGCTCACGAGACTGTATCCATAGAGACCTTCGAAGAGGCTGTTGACCAGATCGAAACCGGGCTCGGATTGGAAAATTGCCCCCGAGCCGTGGTATTTCATGAGAAAGAAGGCCGCCGTCACTGCCATGTTGTTTGGAGCCGCATCGACAGTGAGGAAATGAAAGCTGTACCAATGCCGTATTTCAAAAATCGGCTAATGGATTTGTCACGCGACCTGTTTCTTGAGCACGATTGGGATGTTCCACTTGGCATTCTTGATCGCTCAGCCAAGAACCCATTGTCATTCGATTTGAGCGAATGGCAACAAGCCCAGCGAACAAAGCAAGACCCGCGTATTATCAAAGCCGTTTTGCGTGATTGCTGGCAAGGCTCGGATTCCAAAGAAGCCTTCAAAGGCGCGTTGGAGAGCTATGGTTACTATCTTGCCCGTGGTGATCGTCGCGGTTTCGTCGCCGTGGATGTCAGAGGCGAAGTTTACTCGCTCTCTCGTGCCATTGGTATCAGATCCAAGGACTTGAACGACAAGCTCGGTACTCCAGACGACTTACAGAGCGTCGAAGAGGCAAAAATGCTGGTCAACGCACACTGGTCGGAGAAATTGCAAAGACTTTCCGACGACATGGATGCAAAACATCGCCGACAGAAAGAACCTCTAGATCAGAAGCTAAACCAGATCACCCAGCGTCAATGCCAGGAAAGGCAGGCTCTTAGCCAGTACCATCAAGAACGCTGGGACAAAGAATCCGTAATACGTTCCGAACGCCTTCCTAATGGGCTTGGCGGCATTTGGAGCCGTTTCACAGGTAAATACGCCAAAATTCGGCATTATAACGAGTGTGAGGCTTGGGAAACACTCAAGCGCGACGAAGCGGAAAAAGAGCACCAGATCGTTAAACATCTTGAAGAGCGATCATCAATCCAGAAAACGCGTCAACGGCTAAAACAGCATCAGCAAATCGAACGCGCCGAGCTTCACCGCGAAATCGCTGCTCAAATGAGCCGAAGAACAGTGCAGCGGCAAAGGTTCGAAGCCGAATTCAAATTGCAGACTGCAAAACCACAACTAAGTCAACGTGCGCGAGGTCTATTTCGAAACAGAGACGATCTCGAGCCAGAATTTTGA
- a CDS encoding type II secretion system protein — MNLKILQLNLRFRAENGFSLIELSIVLIIFGVLAASLANLYATYLEEKRTRQNLESISAAYEAIVEFQRNNGHYPCPARPSDAQSRASDCSSASPTEIKTVSGTDGRVVRIGTFPLISQDGGARLLPGHLGIDGSGNRLSYAVTEVLAQNSETFDANLGAIRVIDQGNNTLTINGHFVVLSHGDNKAGAYTREGKQAWECDTNTADGENCDNNATFVSTAERSFAEGIYYNDDYLEYAANTAKTLAAGQLVGSIQLSAASIIDLTALGQLKNALRNAEVCSNVWGDASCVVNDSNIVLSCNKGFIRALNVTNSSGLVGCLSSDTANHKRITISFSENWAATNNMTIYRWDASSFAYSP; from the coding sequence ATGAACTTAAAAATATTGCAGCTTAATCTGAGGTTTCGAGCGGAAAACGGTTTTAGCTTAATCGAATTGTCAATTGTTCTAATCATTTTCGGTGTCTTGGCCGCCTCTTTGGCAAATCTCTATGCGACCTATTTGGAAGAAAAGAGAACTCGCCAGAATCTGGAGAGCATCTCTGCAGCCTATGAAGCGATAGTCGAGTTTCAGAGGAACAATGGACATTATCCTTGCCCCGCTCGTCCTTCAGACGCTCAAAGCCGCGCAAGTGACTGTTCGAGTGCCTCACCGACTGAAATAAAAACAGTGTCGGGAACAGATGGCCGCGTTGTTAGGATCGGAACATTTCCCTTGATCAGCCAAGATGGTGGGGCGCGCCTGTTGCCTGGACATTTAGGCATAGATGGTTCCGGCAACCGACTTAGCTACGCTGTGACGGAAGTGCTCGCACAGAATTCTGAGACTTTTGACGCCAATCTTGGCGCTATTCGTGTAATTGACCAAGGTAATAACACTCTGACAATTAACGGCCATTTTGTTGTTCTGAGCCACGGGGATAATAAGGCTGGAGCTTACACCCGTGAAGGCAAGCAGGCCTGGGAATGCGACACAAACACAGCGGATGGAGAAAACTGCGACAACAATGCAACCTTCGTAAGCACGGCTGAACGCAGCTTTGCCGAGGGTATCTACTACAATGACGATTATCTCGAATATGCCGCCAATACCGCAAAAACTTTGGCCGCGGGGCAACTGGTGGGCAGTATCCAACTCAGCGCCGCCTCGATTATCGATTTAACTGCTTTAGGTCAGCTGAAAAACGCACTTCGGAATGCCGAAGTGTGCTCCAATGTTTGGGGAGATGCTTCCTGTGTGGTGAATGACTCAAACATTGTTCTTAGTTGTAACAAGGGGTTTATTCGCGCACTGAACGTGACTAACTCAAGTGGACTTGTTGGATGTCTCTCGTCCGACACGGCAAATCATAAACGGATAACCATTTCCTTTTCGGAAAATTGGGCCGCCACCAACAACATGACCATTTACAGATGGGATGCATCTTCATTTGCCTATTCCCCTTGA
- a CDS encoding tyrosine-type recombinase/integrase, whose amino-acid sequence MIYWTGCRPCEALSMSPLQIQCDDGFVVIRSAKKRGRLKGRHFRSVPLPEPFLCRMEEVHDLRDVQVYEEVETIRLWPFGRTKGWRLVKRVMEAAGIYGIQSCARGLRHTMGVHAIITNVPETRVQSWLGHASLATTGIYIDATGPEDRAIAERMWQ is encoded by the coding sequence ATGATCTATTGGACAGGTTGTCGTCCATGCGAAGCCCTGTCGATGTCACCGCTGCAAATCCAGTGCGATGATGGCTTTGTCGTGATCCGCAGCGCCAAGAAACGCGGCAGGCTCAAAGGCCGTCACTTTCGTTCCGTACCGTTGCCGGAGCCCTTCTTATGCAGGATGGAGGAGGTGCATGATTTGCGCGACGTGCAGGTTTACGAAGAAGTAGAAACCATCCGGCTCTGGCCGTTCGGGCGCACCAAGGGCTGGCGGCTGGTCAAGCGCGTGATGGAAGCGGCAGGGATATACGGCATTCAAAGCTGCGCGCGCGGCCTGCGCCACACGATGGGCGTACACGCCATCATCACCAATGTGCCGGAAACCCGCGTGCAATCCTGGCTCGGCCATGCCAGCCTTGCGACCACTGGCATCTATATCGACGCCACAGGCCCTGAAGACCGCGCCATCGCTGAGCGCATGTGGCAATAA